In Flavobacteriales bacterium TMED191, one genomic interval encodes:
- the ispH gene encoding 4-hydroxy-3-methylbut-2-enyl diphosphate reductase translates to MKKFDIPLNYSANIIDAIRKIREKYDPRKKDLSPSIIQFDKINFYIGRHFGFCYGVKNAIEICYNAIKNHPNKKIYLLSEMIHNQLVNQDLQENGISFIMDTKGQQLINWNKISNKDIVIIPAFGTSLEILQILEEKKINTEKFDTTCPFVSKVWNRSKEIAQQGFTTIIHGKANHEETRSTFSRAKKYGPAIIVEKMEDVHTLCEVIRNNDSNKKKLFKNKTSADFNFTTDLKKVGIVNQTTMLASETKTIIELITKTFQKIHQKEDVQEYIANTRDTLCYATNENQESTIELLKHNVDIAVIVGGYNSSNTSHLAELAAEKTQTFFINSAEKIFSNNSIKHFDIYTKKEIITTNFLPKKTCNIILTSGASCPDVIIEKVMIKISQLMTNKINSNEVIEMFEKKYKTI, encoded by the coding sequence ATGAAAAAATTTGATATTCCTTTAAACTACTCTGCCAATATCATAGATGCTATAAGAAAAATAAGAGAAAAGTACGATCCTAGAAAAAAAGATCTTTCACCTAGTATTATTCAATTTGACAAAATTAACTTTTACATTGGAAGACATTTTGGTTTTTGTTATGGCGTAAAAAATGCTATAGAAATTTGCTATAATGCAATTAAGAATCATCCAAATAAAAAAATTTACTTATTGAGTGAAATGATACATAATCAATTAGTAAATCAGGATTTACAAGAAAATGGAATTTCTTTTATAATGGATACCAAAGGACAACAATTAATTAATTGGAATAAAATATCTAATAAAGATATTGTTATTATACCTGCATTTGGAACAAGTTTAGAAATATTGCAAATTCTTGAAGAAAAAAAAATTAATACAGAAAAATTTGATACAACATGTCCTTTTGTTTCAAAAGTTTGGAATAGATCCAAAGAAATTGCTCAACAAGGCTTTACTACTATAATACATGGAAAAGCGAACCATGAAGAAACACGATCCACATTCTCAAGAGCAAAGAAATATGGACCTGCCATAATTGTTGAAAAAATGGAAGACGTGCACACTCTATGTGAAGTAATTCGAAATAACGATAGTAATAAAAAAAAGTTATTTAAAAATAAAACATCGGCTGATTTTAATTTTACTACGGATTTAAAAAAAGTAGGAATTGTAAATCAAACAACAATGTTGGCATCAGAAACAAAAACCATTATTGAATTAATTACAAAAACATTTCAAAAAATTCATCAAAAAGAGGACGTACAAGAATATATTGCAAATACTAGAGACACATTATGTTATGCTACAAATGAAAACCAAGAAAGCACAATAGAATTACTAAAACATAATGTAGATATTGCAGTAATAGTTGGTGGATATAATAGCTCAAACACATCCCATTTGGCTGAACTAGCTGCTGAAAAGACTCAAACATTTTTCATAAATTCTGCCGAAAAAATATTTTCAAATAACAGTATAAAACATTTTGATATTTACACGAAAAAAGAAATTATTACAACAAATTTTCTTCCGAAAAAAACATGTAACATTATACTAACAAGTGGTGCATCTTGCCCGGACGTTATTATTGAAAAAGTAATGATAAAAATTAGTCAGCTTATGACAAACAAGATAAATTCTAATGAAGTGATAGAAATGTTTGAAAAAAAATATAAAACAATTTAA